The following proteins are encoded in a genomic region of Ornithinibacillus sp. 4-3:
- the gltX gene encoding glutamate--tRNA ligase has translation MGNTEVRVRYAPSPTGYLHIGNARTALFNYLFAKHFDGKFILRTEDTDLKRNVEGGEESQFLFLKWLGIQWDEGADISGNYGPYRQTERLDIYRKYLDELLARDLAYECFMTEEELEAEREEQRANGQVPKYSGAHSNLTPEQIAEFRAEGRQPSIRIRVPKNKTYTFQDIVRGRISFDSNDIGDWVIVKKDGYPTYNFAVAIDDHLMEITHVLRGEEHISNTPRQMMIYDAFDWKAPQFGHMTLILNEDRKKLSKRDQHIIQFIEQYRDLGYLPEALFNFIALLGWSPVGEEEIFDRETLIKIFDPERLSTSAAIFDVKKLQWMNGEYLKAADLQTVIDLALPHLIEAGNLPADMDETQRAWAEEVISLYKEQLSYGAEIVELTELFFKEEINYDEAAQAVLQEEQVLEVLQVLTDKLIHLDEFTAANIKDQIKATQKETTHRGRKLFMPIRVATTGQTNGPELPKAIELLGKEVILKRLDTVLKNLEA, from the coding sequence ATGGGGAACACAGAAGTTCGCGTACGTTATGCACCAAGTCCGACAGGTTATTTACATATCGGAAATGCACGTACAGCATTATTTAATTATTTATTTGCAAAGCATTTTGATGGGAAATTTATTCTTCGTACAGAAGATACAGATTTAAAGCGAAATGTAGAAGGTGGAGAAGAAAGTCAATTTCTCTTTTTGAAATGGTTAGGAATCCAGTGGGATGAAGGTGCGGATATTTCAGGTAATTATGGTCCGTATCGTCAAACAGAACGCTTAGATATTTATAGAAAGTATTTGGATGAACTTTTAGCTAGAGATCTGGCATATGAATGCTTTATGACGGAAGAGGAGCTAGAAGCAGAGCGTGAGGAGCAGCGCGCGAATGGACAAGTACCAAAATATTCTGGTGCACATAGCAATCTAACGCCTGAGCAAATTGCTGAATTCCGTGCAGAAGGTAGACAACCAAGCATTCGTATTCGTGTGCCAAAGAATAAAACATATACGTTCCAAGATATCGTACGAGGAAGAATTTCATTTGATTCTAATGATATTGGGGACTGGGTAATTGTAAAGAAAGATGGTTATCCTACATATAACTTTGCTGTAGCAATTGACGATCATTTAATGGAAATTACTCATGTATTACGTGGAGAAGAGCATATTTCAAATACACCAAGACAGATGATGATTTATGATGCATTTGATTGGAAAGCACCACAATTTGGACATATGACATTAATTTTAAATGAAGATCGTAAAAAGCTAAGTAAACGTGACCAGCATATCATTCAGTTTATTGAACAATATCGTGATTTAGGTTATTTGCCAGAGGCATTATTTAATTTTATTGCTTTACTTGGTTGGTCTCCAGTGGGAGAAGAAGAGATCTTCGATAGAGAAACATTAATTAAAATTTTCGATCCAGAACGTCTATCTACTTCTGCAGCGATTTTCGATGTGAAGAAGCTACAATGGATGAATGGTGAATATTTAAAAGCAGCAGACTTACAAACGGTAATTGATCTTGCGCTACCACATTTAATTGAAGCAGGCAATTTACCAGCAGATATGGATGAAACACAACGAGCTTGGGCGGAGGAAGTTATTTCACTTTATAAAGAGCAGTTATCATACGGAGCAGAGATCGTTGAATTAACAGAGCTTTTCTTTAAAGAGGAAATTAACTATGATGAAGCGGCTCAGGCTGTATTACAAGAAGAACAGGTGCTTGAAGTATTACAAGTACTTACAGATAAGTTAATCCATTTAGACGAATTTACAGCTGCTAATATTAAAGATCAAATAAAAGCTACACAAAAAGAAACAACACATCGTGGTAGAAAATTATTTATGCCAATTCGTGTAGCGACTACTGGCCAAACAAATGGACCGGAGTTACCAAAGGCTATTGAATTATTAGGAAAAGAAGTTATCCTAAAGCGTCTAGATACAGTATTAAAAAATTTAGAAGCTTAA
- the cysE gene encoding serine O-acetyltransferase, protein MFKRMKEDMDNIFDQDPAARSYVEVFLTYSGLHALWAHRVAHVFYRWKLYFIARVISQISRFLTGIEIHPGAKIGRKFFIDHGMGVVIGETCEIGDNVTIYQGVTLGGTGKEKGKRHPTIKDNVLIATGAKVLGSITIGEYSKVGGGSVVLKDVPDHATVVGIPGRVVVKDGERVTHNLDHHILPDPIADRFKRQQEEIELLKAEIEKLKGDRE, encoded by the coding sequence ATGTTTAAACGAATGAAAGAGGATATGGATAATATCTTTGACCAGGATCCCGCTGCACGTTCGTACGTAGAAGTCTTTTTGACATATTCTGGTTTACATGCGCTATGGGCCCATCGAGTGGCACATGTTTTCTATCGATGGAAGCTATATTTTATTGCTCGTGTTATTTCGCAAATCAGTCGCTTTTTAACGGGTATTGAGATCCATCCTGGAGCAAAGATTGGTAGGAAGTTTTTTATTGATCATGGAATGGGTGTAGTTATCGGAGAAACATGTGAAATAGGAGATAATGTAACCATTTATCAAGGTGTAACACTTGGTGGTACAGGTAAAGAAAAGGGAAAACGTCATCCAACCATTAAAGATAATGTTTTAATTGCAACAGGAGCAAAAGTGCTTGGTTCGATAACGATTGGCGAGTATTCTAAAGTGGGTGGAGGTTCTGTTGTACTAAAAGATGTACCAGATCATGCTACTGTCGTTGGTATTCCTGGTCGAGTCGTTGTTAAAGATGGTGAGAGGGTAACTCATAATTTAGACCATCATATCTTGCCAGACCCTATTGCTGATCGTTTTAAACGGCAACAAGAGGAGATTGAGCTTTTGAAAGCAGAAATAGAAAAATTAAAGGGAGATAGAGAGTAA
- the cysS gene encoding cysteine--tRNA ligase yields the protein MTINIYNTLTRQKEAFKTIEPNKVRMYVCGPTVYNYIHIGNARPAIVFDTVRRYLEYQKFEVKYVLNFTDVDDKIIDASQKLGESVNTLTNRFIDAYLNDVRALGVKKATYHPRVTETMDEIIEFVKGLIDKGYAYEIEGDVYFKPRAFDEYGKLSDQSIDELRSGARIRVGEIKEDPLDFALWKKAKPGEIAWESPWGEGRPGWHIECSAMAKKYLGETIDIHAGGQDLTFPHHENEIAQSEALNEKPFANYWMHNGYMNIDNEKMSKSLGNFILTKDLLANHDPQVLRFFMLSVHYRNPINFTEDLLESAKNSFERIKTAYFNLSHRKETSTNLPQDNTEWFAKIDDLRKQFEEAMNDDFNTANAISVLFDIAKEANVYLNEKQTSEEVIEAFQALLRTFLGVLGIELQEEAELLDDEIEALIAEREDARKNRDFARADAIRDELRSQDIILEDTAQGVRWKRGS from the coding sequence ATGACAATCAATATTTATAATACATTGACACGTCAAAAGGAAGCATTTAAGACAATTGAACCAAATAAAGTACGAATGTATGTCTGTGGTCCAACTGTTTATAATTATATTCATATTGGAAATGCACGTCCTGCAATTGTGTTCGATACAGTTCGTCGTTATTTAGAGTATCAAAAATTTGAAGTGAAGTATGTATTAAATTTCACAGATGTAGATGATAAGATAATTGATGCTTCTCAAAAATTAGGTGAGAGTGTTAACACATTAACCAATCGTTTTATTGATGCTTATTTAAATGATGTTCGTGCACTTGGCGTGAAAAAGGCAACATATCACCCGAGAGTGACAGAAACAATGGATGAAATCATTGAATTTGTTAAAGGATTAATTGATAAGGGCTATGCGTATGAAATAGAAGGAGATGTCTATTTCAAACCACGTGCATTTGATGAATACGGGAAACTTTCTGATCAATCCATTGATGAATTGCGTTCTGGTGCGCGTATTCGTGTAGGGGAAATTAAAGAGGATCCACTTGACTTTGCATTATGGAAAAAAGCAAAGCCTGGCGAAATTGCATGGGAATCACCTTGGGGAGAAGGGCGTCCGGGCTGGCATATTGAATGTTCTGCAATGGCAAAAAAATATTTAGGAGAAACCATTGATATTCATGCTGGAGGTCAAGATTTAACATTTCCACACCATGAGAATGAAATTGCGCAGTCAGAAGCATTAAATGAAAAGCCATTTGCTAATTACTGGATGCATAATGGATATATGAACATTGATAATGAGAAGATGTCAAAATCACTCGGTAACTTTATTTTAACGAAGGATTTATTAGCAAATCATGACCCACAAGTATTACGATTCTTTATGCTAAGTGTGCATTATCGTAATCCGATTAACTTTACAGAGGATTTACTCGAAAGTGCGAAAAATAGCTTTGAACGAATTAAAACAGCGTATTTTAACTTGTCACATCGCAAGGAAACAAGCACAAACTTACCTCAAGATAATACAGAATGGTTTGCGAAAATAGATGATCTCCGTAAGCAATTTGAAGAAGCGATGAATGATGATTTCAACACAGCAAATGCAATTTCTGTGTTATTTGATATTGCAAAGGAAGCAAATGTTTATTTAAATGAAAAGCAAACATCTGAAGAAGTTATTGAAGCATTCCAAGCATTGCTTCGTACCTTCTTAGGTGTACTAGGGATTGAGCTACAAGAAGAAGCAGAATTGCTAGATGATGAAATCGAAGCATTAATCGCAGAGCGTGAGGATGCTAGGAAGAATCGTGATTTCGCACGTGCAGATGCTATTCGTGATGAATTACGCAGCCAGGATATTATTTTAGAGGATACGGCACAAGGGGTTCGTTGGAAGAGAGGTTCCTAA
- a CDS encoding Mini-ribonuclease 3 produces the protein MAIDVKQMKSLALAYMGDAVYELYVRNHLVQIGEVKPNELHQRAISFVAGKAQAEIVRHWISTKFLTEEEEAVFRRGRNAKSASIPKNLDVQTYRHSTGFEAVIGYHYLLGNEERLQELLAEAVAYVEQR, from the coding sequence ATGGCAATTGATGTAAAACAAATGAAAAGCTTAGCTTTAGCCTATATGGGAGATGCCGTATATGAATTATATGTCCGAAATCATTTAGTGCAAATAGGAGAAGTGAAACCAAATGAATTACATCAACGAGCTATATCCTTCGTTGCTGGTAAAGCACAAGCTGAAATTGTACGTCACTGGATAAGCACAAAGTTTTTGACAGAAGAAGAGGAGGCAGTTTTTCGCAGAGGTAGAAATGCGAAATCTGCCTCTATCCCAAAAAACTTAGATGTACAAACATATAGACATAGTACAGGCTTTGAGGCAGTTATTGGATATCATTATTTATTAGGTAATGAGGAAAGATTACAAGAGCTACTTGCTGAAGCAGTTGCTTATGTTGAACAACGCTAA
- the rlmB gene encoding 23S rRNA (guanosine(2251)-2'-O)-methyltransferase RlmB has product MDEELIIGKNPVLEALKSGRSVNKVMISDQVNQNFERQIQQAGKKAGTIVQKVPKNKLNQLTSENHQGVVAYVASYQYASLEDLFQAAEQKDELPFFILLDELEDPHNLGSILRTADATGAHGVIIPKRRSVGLTATVAKTSTGALEYVPVVRVTNMVDTINELKERNVWVVGTDAEGSEDYRNLDGETALALVIGSEGKGMSRLVKESCDWTVSLPMKGQVTSLNASVACGLLLYEVYRKRHPVGN; this is encoded by the coding sequence GTGGATGAAGAACTGATTATTGGAAAAAATCCTGTTTTAGAAGCATTGAAATCTGGGCGTTCTGTGAATAAAGTGATGATATCTGATCAAGTGAATCAAAATTTTGAACGACAAATTCAACAAGCAGGTAAAAAAGCAGGAACAATTGTACAGAAGGTACCAAAAAATAAATTAAACCAACTGACATCAGAGAACCATCAGGGTGTAGTTGCTTATGTCGCTTCTTATCAGTACGCATCATTAGAAGATTTATTCCAAGCGGCAGAACAAAAAGACGAGTTACCTTTCTTTATTTTATTAGATGAACTGGAGGATCCACATAATCTTGGCTCCATTCTTCGGACGGCTGATGCAACAGGCGCGCATGGTGTAATTATCCCTAAGCGACGTTCTGTTGGTTTAACGGCGACAGTAGCGAAAACGTCAACAGGTGCGTTAGAATATGTTCCTGTTGTCCGTGTGACAAACATGGTAGATACGATTAATGAACTAAAGGAACGAAATGTCTGGGTTGTTGGGACAGATGCTGAAGGTTCCGAGGATTATCGTAATTTAGATGGTGAAACAGCGCTTGCTCTCGTAATTGGTAGTGAAGGAAAAGGCATGAGTCGACTTGTCAAAGAGTCTTGTGACTGGACAGTAAGTCTTCCAATGAAAGGACAAGTTACATCCTTAAATGCATCCGTTGCTTGCGGATTACTGCTTTATGAAGTATATAGAAAACGACATCCGGTTGGGAACTAG
- a CDS encoding NYN domain-containing protein, translated as MNVLIVDGYNIIGAWRGFHEVNDLALARDHLLNLMADYQAFSGFRVIVVFDAHHADGPESKMEQYKIEIIYTKKDETADECIERLILKYKNIQNEVYVATSDYLEQRIIFGKGALRKSARELLLEIEEFSKEVESKMEEHKKEKPPSTINLNDDIRAVFEKWRRGVK; from the coding sequence ATGAATGTGTTGATTGTTGATGGGTATAACATCATTGGAGCATGGAGGGGATTTCATGAGGTCAATGATTTAGCATTGGCACGTGACCATCTTCTTAATTTAATGGCAGATTATCAAGCATTCTCTGGATTTCGTGTCATCGTTGTGTTTGATGCTCATCATGCAGATGGACCAGAAAGTAAAATGGAGCAATATAAAATAGAAATAATTTATACGAAAAAAGATGAGACAGCAGATGAATGTATAGAGCGGTTAATATTAAAATATAAAAACATTCAAAATGAAGTTTATGTAGCGACATCAGATTACTTAGAACAACGCATCATCTTTGGAAAAGGTGCTTTGAGGAAGTCTGCACGAGAGTTGCTTTTAGAGATAGAGGAATTTTCCAAAGAAGTGGAATCGAAAATGGAAGAGCATAAAAAGGAAAAGCCTCCATCTACTATTAATTTAAATGATGACATTCGTGCGGTATTTGAAAAATGGCGCCGAGGTGTCAAATAA
- the sigH gene encoding RNA polymerase sporulation sigma factor SigH, translated as MGVSQLEIENRSLHMLVDDELVQLIRRGHAEALDFMIEKYKKFIWSKARTYFIIGGDREDIIQEGMIGLYKAICDYDQDKLASFKAFADLCITRQMITAIKTATRQKHIPLNSYVSLDKPVYHEEESERTLSDVLPGTKDVDPQELLVNQEKYGQMELKMSELLSDLEQKVLQLYLDGYSYQEISERLKRHVKSIDNALQRVKKKLEDFVKKSDFIF; from the coding sequence TTGGGTGTTAGCCAATTAGAAATAGAGAATAGAAGCTTGCACATGTTAGTAGATGATGAATTAGTACAATTAATCCGTCGTGGTCATGCTGAGGCCCTCGATTTTATGATTGAAAAGTACAAGAAATTCATTTGGTCAAAGGCGCGTACGTATTTTATTATTGGAGGAGATAGAGAGGATATTATCCAAGAAGGCATGATTGGCTTGTATAAGGCGATTTGTGATTATGATCAGGACAAGCTAGCATCGTTTAAGGCATTTGCAGATCTGTGTATTACTAGACAAATGATTACTGCAATTAAAACAGCAACTCGCCAGAAGCACATTCCTTTGAATTCTTATGTATCACTAGATAAGCCTGTCTATCATGAAGAAGAGTCAGAGCGTACATTATCTGATGTACTTCCTGGAACAAAAGATGTAGATCCTCAAGAATTACTTGTTAATCAAGAAAAATATGGACAAATGGAGCTAAAAATGTCTGAATTATTAAGCGATTTAGAGCAGAAGGTATTGCAATTATATCTAGATGGTTATTCTTATCAAGAGATCTCAGAGCGGTTGAAGCGACATGTGAAATCGATTGACAATGCTCTTCAACGAGTGAAAAAGAAATTAGAGGATTTTGTAAAAAAGAGTGATTTTATTTTTTAA
- the rpmG gene encoding 50S ribosomal protein L33, with the protein MSNKVILACSVCLNRNYSTYKNQTTTLERLEVKKFCKHCNSHTLHRETK; encoded by the coding sequence ATGAGTAATAAAGTGATATTAGCTTGTTCAGTTTGTCTAAACAGAAACTATTCGACATATAAAAATCAAACAACGACATTAGAACGCTTAGAAGTGAAAAAGTTTTGCAAACACTGCAATTCACATACGCTTCATCGTGAAACGAAATAG
- the secE gene encoding preprotein translocase subunit SecE: MVKFLKDVSREMKKVSWPKGKELTTYTITVVATVAFAAVFFAVVDFLISQVLNRL, encoded by the coding sequence ATGGTTAAGTTTTTAAAAGACGTATCAAGAGAAATGAAAAAAGTAAGTTGGCCTAAAGGTAAAGAGCTAACAACATATACCATTACAGTTGTGGCAACAGTAGCGTTTGCGGCGGTTTTCTTTGCAGTGGTTGATTTCTTGATTTCACAAGTATTAAATAGATTATAA
- the nusG gene encoding transcription termination/antitermination protein NusG, with protein sequence MEKNWYVVHTYSGYENKVKTNLEKRVETMGMQDKIFRVLVPEDEQTEVKDGKTKLTKKKVFPGYVLAEMVMTDDSWYVVRNTPGVTGFVGSSGQGARPTALLPDEVEVVLKRMGINDAAVQIDFELKESVRVSDGPFADFEGTIEHIDHDKKVVRVHVNMFGRETPVELDFSQIQKL encoded by the coding sequence ATGGAAAAGAATTGGTATGTTGTTCATACATATTCTGGTTATGAAAATAAAGTAAAAACAAATTTAGAAAAGCGCGTTGAGACAATGGGGATGCAAGACAAAATTTTCCGCGTGCTTGTTCCAGAAGATGAACAAACAGAAGTGAAAGACGGTAAAACAAAATTAACAAAGAAAAAAGTTTTCCCTGGTTATGTATTAGCTGAAATGGTTATGACAGATGACTCTTGGTACGTTGTTCGCAATACTCCAGGAGTAACAGGCTTTGTTGGTTCTAGTGGTCAAGGTGCAAGGCCAACAGCATTGCTTCCAGATGAAGTGGAGGTAGTACTCAAGCGTATGGGTATTAATGATGCTGCCGTTCAGATTGACTTCGAATTAAAAGAAAGTGTACGTGTTTCTGATGGTCCATTTGCTGATTTTGAAGGAACGATAGAGCATATTGATCATGACAAGAAAGTTGTACGTGTTCATGTTAATATGTTTGGTAGAGAAACACCTGTTGAACTAGACTTTTCACAAATTCAAAAATTATAA
- the rplK gene encoding 50S ribosomal protein L11 has product MAKKVINIVKLQIPAGKANPAPPVGPALGQAGINIMGFCKEFNAQTQEQAGLIIPVEITVFEDRSFTFITKTPPAAVLLKKAAGIEKASGEPNRNKVAVVKRDKVREIAESKIVDLNAADVEAAMRMVEGTARSMGITIED; this is encoded by the coding sequence GTGGCTAAAAAAGTTATCAATATTGTAAAACTACAAATCCCAGCAGGAAAAGCAAATCCTGCACCACCAGTTGGACCAGCATTAGGTCAAGCGGGAATTAATATCATGGGATTTTGTAAGGAGTTCAACGCACAAACACAAGAACAAGCTGGTTTAATTATTCCAGTTGAAATCACAGTGTTTGAAGATCGTTCATTTACTTTCATTACAAAAACTCCACCAGCAGCTGTTCTTTTAAAGAAAGCAGCAGGTATTGAAAAAGCTTCTGGAGAGCCTAACCGTAACAAGGTTGCTGTCGTGAAGCGCGATAAAGTGAGAGAAATTGCTGAGAGTAAAATCGTAGACTTAAACGCAGCTGATGTTGAAGCGGCAATGCGTATGGTTGAAGGTACAGCTCGCAGCATGGGAATTACAATCGAAGACTAA
- the rplA gene encoding 50S ribosomal protein L1: MAKKGKKYNESVKLVDRSKAYGIEEAVALLKKVARANFDETVEVAFRLGVNPKKADEQIRGAMVLPHGTGRTQKVLVFAKGEKVKEAEAAGADYVGDQDLIDKINQGWFEFDVIVATPDMMAEVGKLGRVLGPKGLMPNPKTGTVTFDVEKAVNDIKAGQVEYRVDSASNLHVPVGKISFDDQKLIENFTALIKTIIQVKPQAAKGTYIRNVSITSTMGPGIKVDASGFTR, translated from the coding sequence ATGGCGAAAAAAGGTAAGAAATATAATGAATCTGTAAAGCTTGTTGATCGTTCAAAAGCTTACGGCATTGAAGAAGCTGTTGCATTACTTAAAAAAGTAGCAAGAGCAAACTTTGATGAGACAGTTGAAGTTGCTTTCCGTTTAGGTGTTAACCCTAAGAAAGCAGACGAGCAAATCCGTGGAGCAATGGTATTACCACACGGAACTGGTAGAACTCAAAAGGTTCTAGTATTTGCTAAAGGTGAAAAAGTAAAAGAAGCTGAAGCAGCAGGAGCAGATTATGTAGGAGATCAGGACCTAATTGATAAAATCAATCAAGGTTGGTTCGAATTCGACGTAATTGTTGCTACACCTGATATGATGGCTGAAGTTGGTAAATTAGGACGTGTATTAGGACCTAAGGGCTTAATGCCAAACCCGAAAACTGGTACAGTAACATTCGACGTTGAAAAAGCTGTTAATGATATTAAAGCTGGACAAGTTGAATACCGTGTGGATAGTGCTAGTAATTTACACGTTCCAGTTGGTAAGATCTCTTTTGATGATCAAAAATTAATTGAGAACTTCACAGCATTAATCAAAACAATTATTCAAGTGAAGCCACAAGCAGCTAAGGGGACTTATATCCGTAATGTTTCTATTACGTCTACAATGGGCCCTGGAATTAAAGTAGATGCATCAGGTTTTACTCGCTAA